The window catatccatacCATACCCGAATTTCCATATTCAAATCCAATCTATTCAGATGGTTATCTATAATTATCCAGTTTAACGATTAGAATTATCATCCTTAATTGACCGTGATATatgtaattatttatttattatttttttagttaagtTTTGGTTTGGATTAGgcattatatattaaattaaaagtaTATGGCCAATGGCAAATCAGAGTTGGGTGGAAAATGGTTGAGTTGACTAATGAGTGATGAGGGATGGGTTGAGTGAGGGCAGAAGAGGGCCCCGCTTTGTTAAAAACTCCACATTCTCTCACATGCATTCTCTTGGTCCTGGGATGGCGTCAAAGCGAAACTCCCCCACCTATCCCAACCATCTCACCTCCAGACACACACAGTAGCAAGTACAAACACccacccaacccaacccatgtGGCAGACACACACTTCACACTCCCAATTTATTCACTTcataattcaaatttaattatgGATAACAGCCACACATTATGTGTGTACTTAAAtatataacaattttttttttaaattataatctaaaCGGAGTTTTAATTGAATGTAAATTAAGatataaaaaagggaaaaaaaaggagtgGGGAGAAGTTGGAGGAGTAAAATTATAGTTACATGAGATGCTGCAAgcaaatgttttattttttttatgtaaatatttaaaTGCTCAggttagagagattaaatttgtaaataaaattttgaaaattaaaaacatagaagttgataattgatttattattcaagCATTGATAAACGTATTcattcttattagtgacacatcatttagtttacaaatttagtctccaaatTTAGTTTCTCCATCATTATCTTGTTTCTTACGGTAATGCGAGAGAAGTTAAATTtggaaactaaattttgtaagttaaatgatatagaagttaataattaaattttcatttaagtgttgattaacatacttattttttattgatgacatattatttaatttacaaatttagtataCATATTTAATCATTTTAGCATTaccttttttatataaatattttattacaaTTACGTACGAAGGactatattaatatttttattgattttagtaGATAAAGAGGatgttatattaattaattaataggtATGCAAATAGAAACCACCACCGACACACCCACCGCTAGTTAATTTTCTTGCCACCtcttttaaatataaattatactatATAATTTTCaggagaaaaaaaggagaaaaagattATGCTTTTATTAGCTTTCCCTCTCTGCGGTGGCGGCTATGCTCCATGTCACCCGTGGTTGTCTGTACCGCACTTAAATATATAGGTGtcattcctcctcctcctcctccagtCCTCATCGATTATGTCATAATCCATTCACTCTTTCCCTTTCCCTCACTTCTCTTTTGAAAGTCACTCCACACAGCTCTCCTTTTCCCTTATTATTCCAGTTTCAACCCATCCCAACACCTCCAAAATCTCTCCGTCAGTCATTAGCTTAATCACATAGTCGTGCGCATAACTAAATGCCGCTAAACGGAGCGGAAGGTGCCATCTGGGCACTGCTATGTCTCGCCGCTCTCTTCTCCATGGCCGTCGCTGAAGATCCCTACAGATTCTTCGAATGGAATGTCACTTACGGCGACATTTACCCTCTCGGTGTTCGCCAAAAGGTTTATCCTCCAAATCTAATTATCTTTTAATCAGTTTGTGGCATTGTTTAATACGTTGACTCAAATCAGTATCTGATTCCTCCGATCTGTTGAATTTAATCTCAGGGAATACTCATAAATGGACAGTTCCCGGGGCCAGACATCCACTCCGTCACCAATGATAATCTCATCATCAACGTCTTCAACAGCTTGGACGAGCCGTTCCTCCTCTCCTGGTAACACACAGCACACACTCTCTCTGGCTCTCTCTGCTCTGGCTCTCTGATTAGTTACCTAGTTAGTGCAAAGATTATATACcaaatcaattttttattaatgatttGTAATGCATATGAAGTAAAACCTAAGAGACAAGATTTCCCTCTTCATTTTTGAAGCCCTTGATTAGAGTGCGGGGTTAGTGCAGCTGCGCACGTACACCTCCGGCTCAGACAGTCAGACTGACGCCTTTGTTGGTTTCCACATTATTATCTATCTTTCTTTAgtatttatattttacttttgaGTTTAGATCTGGGGAATTGGGGAATGTTTTGTTAATTGTTGTTATTGGAGGGAAGGCATGGAAGGAACAATTCAATTAGATCTGGTTCGTTATCAATACAATAATGGTAGTAATCTGGTACTAGTGACTTCTCACCAGCTCAGCTTTCTATATCTAGAAACTAGAAAACGACTCGATTCCTCTGCGGCTGAGCTTAATCATTTGATTCTTGTTAATCAACCTCCTCTTATTTTGACTTCTCATGTTTAATTTTCCTACCATTAGTCATTAGTCATTAGTAGAATGAGTAATTACTAGATAAGAGCGCTATATGGTGGTGAATTCCTAACATATAAATtgctctttattttatttttgagtttcTTAATAAAATATGCTACGATTTTATAAGTTTGTTGGCTTAATTGTTCTTGACACAAggaacaagaaaaaaataaaataaatccagtaaattaattaattcctgTGAAAGGATGCAGGAGgttatttaactaattaattgtttatttaatttgggtAATTATCCTATTTGTAAAAACAGgaacggaatccaacaaagaaGGAATTCATTTGAGGACGGAGTGTATGGAACAACCTGCCCAATTCCACCGGGGAAGAACTTCACCTACATTCTCCAAGTCAAGGACCAAATCGGAAGTTTCTACTACTTCCCATCTCTCGCCTTCCACAAGGCTGCCGGCGGCTTCGGAGGCATCCGAATTCTCAGCAGGCCCAGAATTCCCGTCCCTTTCCCTGATCCTGCCGGTGATTACACTGTTCTTATTGGTGATTGGTACAAGGCTAATCACACGGTAAATCCTATATTTCcacttctttttacttctccaACTAAAATCAAACACATTAATTTATCCGTGTTCCTAGTTGCATACATTTTCCCGCgtggtttttttgtttcatcCGAAATTTTCGCGCATTTTggaaaggaagaaaacaaacaaaaaccatAAAGCGCTTACGTCGGTAAGCATGTAACCGCTTACTTTTCAAGACAGCTGGACCTGTTTGAAATATGTGATCCTATGTCGGTAAAACCAGCCCTTATGCGTTTTTATTCCATTCGAAAGTAATCCAAATTTTCTCTAAAAGGAAAACTAGTAATGGTTTTTGAATTACAAGTGATTAAAGGTTTGGTTGTTGAACTAAGCATTGGTGAGTATTGATGTTCATGAAATTGTCACAATATAGAGAACGATCATTtttaacaataacaataaaattttcattcacaataaaaaatttaggcaGATAAGACATAAGAGCCGAGCTCTAAGTTATAACAGTGTTACTCAAAAAAACCAGCTCTCAACATAATGACGATTGGATTAGAGACCAAAATTGTAACTAGGACTAAATTTTACATCTAACGcgccaattttctttttcatttttgttatcGAAATTGCGGTAACCCTTATTGGTGTTGCGAGACTGGGGAtaactgtgtgtgtgtgtgggaccACGAACGCAGTGTTGAGCACGTCACTGTCTTTATCTGCCCACTCCAAATGGCCCATTTGGTGACCCAGTTTTGTCATAATGTTATATAACTTGTAGCCCattgttttgttcttgtggGTCACTCGCATTTTCTCCCTGACCTGTGACCCAAGCTAATAATTCCGAACAGTAAATCTCTGAAACCATATCTCAGTAGCCAGAAGAATAATACTTCGCTGCTGTAAACACAGCAGGAAGTCCTGCACAAAAGTGACGCGGCACGTTCACAGAACAACACGTGtgggtttttttgtttcccTCCAAAATCTCTTTCAACTCTGGTTTAGTTATTTAACCCAAGTAAAACAGAGcaccttcttctttcttcctctccaGCTCCTTAGATTTCATTTGGGTTGCGAGGATCGTTAGGCTATGGTGGTGGGGGATGATGGTTGACAAGAGGCTACAATTTTGATGGTGGCATGAACAGATGGTGGGTTGAGCGGGGGTTGCCGACTGGAAGGACCAGAAAGAGGGAAAGATAAAGCATGAAGCTTTGCAGTGGAGaaattgggagagagagagagagagaaacagggGAAGGGAGGAGAGACAAATGAAAATATGgaatttccaatttttttatcTGTTCAAAATTAGTAGGATGCAAAAATATTTTAGGATTTGCAGCCATCATGAAGCCCTAGATCTTTCTTCAATAGATAGTGGGAGAATTGTTGGATagagagaggagaaaaaagAAGACGGTGAACAGGGAAGGAAGCAGTCAAGAACCtgccaaatatttttgttttgatacTTCCTGCTATCAGTGAAGTATTGTTGTAGCCAGAACCtgccaaatatttttgttttgatacAACTGGAATAAGGAACACTTCCTCCCTCAACGACCTCTTTGTTTTGATACAAGCTAATATTTTActttatattatttaaattgCAAAAAAATAGATTCGAGCTCATCAGCTCAGTTAATGTAACTACATTCACGTCTACCTCGACAACAACTCTGATTAGTTTTGATTGCTTTGTTAATTTATCAGTgttgattattttatttgtcTTGTACAGACCTTGAAGGCTCATCTGGACCGTGGTAAAAAGCTACCTCTCCCTGATGGAATCCTCATCAACGGCCGCGGTCCTGGTGGATTCTCTCTTAATTTTGAGCAAGGTGTGCCTTCACAGTTAATGTCGATATCAACTTTTACAATCACAAGCATCCTACATTAATCTTCATTAGATTGTTAATGGTGCATATGTATTATGCATCTCATTGCAGGAAAAACATACAGGCTCAGAATTTCAAACATTGGGTTGCAAAATTCCCTCAACTTCCGCATTCAAAACCACAAAATGAAGCTGGTAGAAGTAGAGGGAACACACACCCTCCAAACCACCTACTCATCCCTTGATGTACACGTTGGCCAATCTTACTCCGTTCTTGTAACAGCTGATCAGCCCGGACAAGACTACTACCTTGTAGCTTCCTCTCGTTTCACCTCTCCAATCCTCACCACAACCGGCACTGTCCATTACGCCAACTCTGCTGGCAAAGTCTCTGGCCCACCCCCTGGTGGACCTACCATCCAAGTCGACTGG of the Pyrus communis chromosome 1, drPyrComm1.1, whole genome shotgun sequence genome contains:
- the LOC137729800 gene encoding L-ascorbate oxidase homolog: MPLNGAEGAIWALLCLAALFSMAVAEDPYRFFEWNVTYGDIYPLGVRQKGILINGQFPGPDIHSVTNDNLIINVFNSLDEPFLLSWNGIQQRRNSFEDGVYGTTCPIPPGKNFTYILQVKDQIGSFYYFPSLAFHKAAGGFGGIRILSRPRIPVPFPDPAGDYTVLIGDWYKANHTTLKAHLDRGKKLPLPDGILINGRGPGGFSLNFEQGKTYRLRISNIGLQNSLNFRIQNHKMKLVEVEGTHTLQTTYSSLDVHVGQSYSVLVTADQPGQDYYLVASSRFTSPILTTTGTVHYANSAGKVSGPPPGGPTIQVDWSLNQARSIRTNLTASGPRPNPQGSYHYGLINLTKTYVLQNSAGQVSGKQRYGVNSVSFVPADTPLKLADYFKIGGVFRVGSISDRPTGGGLYLDTSVLGADYRAFVEIVFQNNEDIIQSWHLDGYSFFVVGMDGGQWTTASRNAYNLRDAVSRCTTQVYPKSWTAIYIPLDNVGMWNLRTEFWARQYLGQQLYLRVYTSSTSIRDEYPIPRNARLCGRASGRRTRPL